Proteins encoded in a region of the Cytobacillus luteolus genome:
- a CDS encoding FUSC family protein — protein sequence MKLGARIFKTGIAITLALVLADMLNLSAPVFAGIAAIFAIQPSIYRSVVSVIEQFQANVIGAGLAIFSVLLFGNDPFIIGLTAILVIAITIKLKIETTIPVAVVTVIAIMQNPGEEFLSFALLRFSTIMLGILSAFLVNLVFIPPKHEKKLYYKIVDQTEEILKWIRMNTRNASEFGVLKSDIDKIKDGMQKVEQFYVLYKEERNYLKNNKYVKARKLVIYRQMIKTTNKALATLKKLHRLDNELKSMPDDLQQLIIEELNDLLYFHEQVLLKFIRKTKPHPEDLHGELEFNKKSVIERFVKYNKLDDERAQKDWYHLFPLISTIVEYSDEMEHLDTLIDRYQAHHKADDDFEKNA from the coding sequence ATGAAACTTGGTGCCCGCATTTTTAAAACGGGAATAGCCATCACCTTAGCACTTGTGCTGGCTGATATGTTGAATCTATCAGCACCCGTATTCGCAGGAATTGCTGCCATTTTTGCAATTCAACCATCTATTTACCGGTCAGTTGTCTCCGTTATTGAACAGTTTCAAGCCAATGTGATCGGTGCTGGTTTAGCGATCTTTTCTGTCTTATTATTTGGTAATGATCCATTTATCATTGGATTAACAGCTATCCTGGTTATCGCTATCACCATTAAGCTTAAAATTGAAACTACCATACCCGTTGCTGTAGTCACCGTTATCGCCATTATGCAAAATCCTGGAGAAGAGTTTTTATCGTTTGCCCTTCTACGGTTTTCAACGATTATGCTTGGAATCTTATCTGCCTTCTTGGTCAATCTAGTCTTTATCCCACCAAAGCATGAGAAGAAACTCTATTATAAGATCGTTGACCAAACTGAAGAAATTTTAAAATGGATTCGAATGAACACTCGAAACGCATCTGAATTTGGCGTGTTAAAGTCAGATATTGATAAAATCAAAGACGGCATGCAAAAGGTAGAGCAGTTTTACGTATTGTATAAGGAAGAACGAAACTATTTAAAAAATAACAAATATGTTAAAGCCCGTAAATTAGTTATTTACCGTCAGATGATTAAGACAACAAACAAGGCTCTTGCTACTTTAAAAAAGCTACATAGACTTGATAATGAGCTAAAGAGCATGCCAGATGATCTTCAGCAATTAATTATTGAAGAGTTGAACGACCTATTGTATTTTCACGAGCAAGTGCTTTTAAAGTTTATCCGAAAAACAAAACCTCACCCAGAGGATCTCCATGGAGAGCTAGAATTCAATAAAAAATCAGTCATTGAACGATTTGTTAAGTATAACAAACTTGATGATGAACGAGCGCAAAAGGATTGGTATCACCTTTTTCCACTTATCTCCACAATCGTTGAGTATAGTGATGAGATGGAACATCTTGATACATTAATTGATCGATATCAAGCCCATCATAAAGCTGATGATGACTTTGAGAAAAATGCATAA